One segment of Caldanaerobius polysaccharolyticus DSM 13641 DNA contains the following:
- the purH gene encoding bifunctional phosphoribosylaminoimidazolecarboxamide formyltransferase/IMP cyclohydrolase: MVKRALISVSNKEGIVDFARELANMGVEIISTGGTAKALKDNGISVTSISDVTGFPEIMDGRVKTLHPAIHGGILAVRDNPDHMAQIDKLGIKPIDMVVVNLYPFKETVLKEGVALDEAIENIDIGGPSMLRAAAKNYKYVIVIVDPKDYEVVLKELKTDGDVSYETRFKLAAKVFVHTSQYDTLIADYLKRQAGYEKYPDMLTLTFEKVQDLRYGENPHQTAAFYREIGNRSSNLVSAIQLHGKELSFNNINDANAAIELVKEFEEPAVVAVKHANPCGVGIADNIFDAYMKAYECDPVSIFGGIVALNRRVDYKTAEKMHELFLEIIVAPDYEDDALVVLKKKKNLRVLKLQLDMPQTAQFDVKKVNGGLLVQDMDTVDVDVHQLKVVTQRKPTDQEMMDLLFGWKVVKYVKSNAIVLAKGGQTVGIGPGQVNRIWAAENAIRQAGERSRGAVLASDAFFPFPDVVEAAAKAGITAIIQPGGSIRDEESIQAANKYGIAMVFTGIRHFKH; the protein is encoded by the coding sequence TTGGTTAAAAGGGCACTGATAAGCGTTTCAAACAAAGAGGGAATTGTGGATTTTGCCAGGGAACTGGCGAATATGGGCGTGGAGATTATATCCACAGGGGGAACAGCAAAGGCGTTGAAGGATAATGGAATAAGTGTGACAAGTATCTCGGATGTTACGGGATTTCCTGAGATAATGGATGGCCGCGTTAAAACGCTGCATCCTGCTATACACGGAGGGATTTTGGCAGTAAGGGATAACCCTGATCATATGGCTCAAATTGATAAGCTGGGGATAAAGCCCATTGATATGGTTGTGGTAAACCTCTATCCCTTTAAAGAGACTGTGTTGAAGGAAGGGGTTGCACTGGACGAGGCTATAGAAAACATAGATATCGGCGGCCCCAGTATGTTGAGGGCAGCGGCAAAAAACTATAAGTACGTGATAGTTATAGTAGATCCCAAAGATTATGAAGTGGTGTTAAAAGAGCTTAAAACCGATGGCGATGTCAGCTATGAGACTCGCTTCAAACTCGCAGCAAAGGTATTCGTACACACCAGCCAGTACGACACACTGATAGCCGATTATCTCAAGAGGCAGGCAGGATATGAGAAATATCCTGATATGCTGACGCTTACCTTTGAGAAGGTGCAGGATCTCAGATACGGCGAAAATCCCCATCAGACAGCGGCTTTTTACAGGGAAATAGGCAACAGGTCTTCAAATCTGGTCAGTGCAATTCAGCTTCACGGAAAAGAGCTTTCGTTTAATAACATAAATGATGCCAATGCGGCCATTGAATTGGTTAAGGAGTTTGAGGAGCCGGCAGTGGTGGCGGTTAAACACGCTAATCCCTGTGGCGTGGGTATTGCTGACAACATCTTTGACGCATATATGAAGGCATATGAGTGTGATCCTGTATCTATATTTGGAGGGATTGTGGCATTAAATCGCAGAGTAGACTATAAGACAGCAGAGAAAATGCACGAGCTCTTCTTGGAGATAATTGTGGCTCCAGATTATGAGGACGACGCGTTGGTTGTCCTCAAAAAGAAGAAAAACTTGAGGGTATTAAAGCTCCAGCTGGATATGCCTCAAACCGCGCAGTTTGATGTGAAAAAGGTAAACGGCGGATTGCTGGTGCAGGATATGGATACAGTGGATGTTGATGTGCACCAGTTGAAGGTAGTTACCCAGAGAAAGCCGACTGATCAGGAGATGATGGATCTTCTCTTTGGCTGGAAAGTGGTGAAATATGTCAAATCCAATGCCATAGTGCTGGCAAAAGGCGGGCAGACTGTGGGCATAGGCCCCGGACAGGTCAACAGGATATGGGCGGCGGAGAACGCTATAAGACAGGCAGGGGAAAGGTCACGTGGTGCTGTGTTGGCGTCAGATGCCTTTTTTCCATTTCCTGATGTGGTGGAGGCCGCGGCAAAAGCCGGGATTACGGCTATAATTCAACCAGGTGGATCCATAAGAGATGAGGAGTCTATCCAAGCCGCCAATAAATACGGCATTGCCATGGTATTTACAGGCATAAGGCACTTTAAGCATTAA
- the purN gene encoding phosphoribosylglycinamide formyltransferase, translating into MNRVVVLVSGGGTNLQAIIDSVKSGYLNVEIAAVISDRPEAYALERARLNGIQALCLSRKELGREKFNKELLDTVAGYQPDLVVLAGFLTILSSEFVDRFQGRIINIHPSLIPSFCGKGYYGEKVHKAAIEYGVKISGCTVHFVDAGTDTGPIIFQEAVPVKDDDTPETLGARILQHEHKLLPKAIKYYFDGKLKVQGRRVYISY; encoded by the coding sequence ATGAATAGAGTGGTGGTATTGGTTTCTGGGGGAGGAACTAATCTTCAGGCCATTATTGACAGCGTTAAATCCGGTTACCTTAACGTAGAAATAGCAGCAGTAATATCTGACAGACCCGAGGCTTATGCGCTGGAGAGAGCCCGTTTAAACGGCATACAGGCCCTTTGCTTGTCCCGAAAAGAGCTGGGAAGAGAAAAATTTAACAAGGAGCTTTTGGATACAGTAGCGGGTTATCAACCCGACCTGGTGGTATTGGCGGGTTTTTTGACCATACTGAGCAGTGAATTTGTAGATAGATTTCAAGGCAGGATTATCAACATACATCCTTCTCTTATTCCTTCCTTCTGCGGGAAGGGATACTATGGAGAAAAGGTACACAAAGCGGCAATAGAATACGGCGTAAAGATAAGTGGGTGCACGGTGCACTTCGTGGACGCTGGTACTGATACAGGCCCTATAATATTTCAGGAAGCGGTTCCCGTTAAAGATGACGATACTCCTGAAACCCTTGGGGCGAGGATTTTGCAGCATGAGCACAAGCTATTGCCCAAAGCTATAAAATATTATTTTGACGGTAAACTTAAAGTCCAGGGCAGAAGGGTATATATTTCCTATTAA